Part of the Musa acuminata AAA Group cultivar baxijiao unplaced genomic scaffold, Cavendish_Baxijiao_AAA HiC_scaffold_1138, whole genome shotgun sequence genome, GATCACCAATTACGGGTATCAACTCATCTTCTGATAAGTATCTGTAAAGAAAAGCATGTATAAAATGACCCCAAATAAATTTAGTTTTCTATTTACAATAGAAAAAAATGAATCCCAGTGCACATACCCATCATTGTTGTGGTCAAGCTGTGAGAAAAGCCTTTTAGCCGGTGCATCTGTTGAACTATCGGATTCATGTGTAAAATTGTAAACATCATCTTTCCTTATTAAGTCAAATAAACCATTAAAATATTCTTGAAAATTAAGCTTCCCATCTTTATCTTTATCTCTTTCCCTGAGAAGGAAAATTAAATCATGTCAGCAACAAAAAAGCGTGACAAGAAAATACCTTCTGtacgaaattaaaaaaaaaaattcaaaacataTATAAGTTTTCAGTGATGAAACATGCGAACGTCAAGAATGACCATCAAGCCTTTTTACCATTAATAAGATTTCAAGATCAAGATCAGTTAGAATCAATCACAAAGTTCAGGATTGTTCAGGATCATTCCAGATGTACAGGATGTGCAGATGCAGAACATGAAAAGGATTGAAGATCAGTTAGGTGACAAGATCCGTCAAACAAAGGAGTGAAATTGACAGTGGTCAGCTGTATTAGCTAGAAATTTATCGGGATCATTACCTGCATGAGATCTGTCATATAGCTGATGATCTATAGGATCATCTACAGATCTCAGCAATTCATGAAAAGTGACCATGGCAATCGAACAACTAATCATGCAAACCATGTTGATAAAATTGTAGAGACATCCAATTAACCAAAAGTAAAGAATTAAACCCTAATCCAAGGAAACAGAATCATTAGCCAGTATCATAGAAAGCAGTAACCAACCTAGGGCTCCTGCCAACCTAGTGCTCTCAAGACAAGCAACTACTACAAGTCCTGTTTTAGAGTTCTTACAGTTCCTCATTTTGGTATTCAGGGCGGTAGCGAGCGAATAAAGCGTCCTCAATTCCTATGTGCGAGAGGTTCCTCTTAGGCCTCTACTCCTTGTTTTCAGTCTTATACTTATTACTAAAACTCCTATGTTAAAGTATGCTTCTCCCTAAGCTATAAGTCTTGCTTATGGGCTTAGCTCCTCTACTAGAAACTCTCATCTACAATGATCCCAATTTCATAGCCAAAGCAGAATTTTGCAAGAGAGGGGCTTCAATTAAAACCTAAAAGGCTACAATAGGAATAATGATATCTTTCCTCCTCCAAACCCCAGTAAACTATAAGGAAAGCTCATTCCTACCAAGtactaggaaaaaaaaaaactctgcgAAAGGTGTTTGTTTAGATGTTAAGTTGGCTTTGCCAAAAGTTTGATAATAAATATTATGCATCATCGTGAAATTATTTGTTGTTCCCACATTAAAAATCAAcaaatcttttgacatataaacATGTTATTAGATTAGCATTAAGACAAAGTAGTGAAACACTGTACACTAAGCAAACGTCAAAAACAATTTGCATACCTAAATGACAACATAGCAAGTAACATGCATTTGAAATTTCAAGCTCATCTTCTAGGGAAGCAAAACTAAGGGTAAAGTATGAACTTGTACCATGCATATAAAGAAAGAAGCATATCTGTGTTTAGGGAAAGAGGATAACAATGGAATCGACCAAGGGTAGAATGTTGGCCGATCATGACAGTGAACATGCACAATTCACTGCTATACAAATTAAAGATGGATGGATAACCATCAAAAGATAGGATAGATTATTTTGCATCCTCTATAAGTAAGAAGTAGTGCAAGCTAAGCATAAAGAGAAAAAATTCTGAAAGGAACCATGTAGACAACTAAAGATATTTGGAATTAAAtgcataattcttttttttttaaagatgttCAGATCTTCCCTTCACATCCTTCTGTGAGTTCCTCAGGCCATCAATTATTGGTTTCCTTCATAGCACCTTTGGCACATGAAAAAGTTAGTTCACAGTCTGATATTTGCAAGTTTAAACTTCATGATTCACACTTTGAAGTTTGAAACATGAATGTTAACACAGGGAGTTTATGTTTAGCTATAACATACAGTTTTTAATGAGTGGATAAAAGAAATGAGAATGTCTTCAGCATTAAGATAGCCTACCATGTACATAGATCTCAAAATCATTGGCATAAAATTTCTAATAAGAACAGAGGGCTCCCATTATGCACAATATTAACATATGTTTAAGAGAATTAAGATTGCATAGGAGCCTCTACCTTATTAAAAGTATGATATTTTGCAAATACAACTAATCTTTTTAATGAGGCATTAATGTACACAACCTTGAAGAATGTTTGGCAAAGCAGAGATAGCAATACCTAATTTCTTCTTTGGACAACCAGTGGATCAGCTTTGGATTGTTGGTGTCAGCTGGATGAAGAAAGCTGtagccataaaatttaaaaaaataaacaaaaaaggaaaatagCATGCAAATCTGGATGGGTACACGAGCAAAGAACATACTCATTAAACTCTGTTAGATTAAGAAGACCATCGCCATCCATATCTGAAGCATTGAAATGCTCCTCTTTCCACCATCCCACTCTATCACCGGTTGCATTATCATCTGCCAGTATATTAGGAAAAAGTAATATATTTATCTCAGGCTCAACCTTCAAGTTCCATATCTTTATCTTCATGCACTGCTAAGCTCCTACAGATGTGTAACAatcaaatgcataatgatgaagccTAAAGACTCAATTGACCAAAGATTGTGTGTATTGATTGTACTGCCCTGTGCCTAACAGCATATCCTATGCAAGTTTATCAGCTCTTGGAACGGATAAGTTGCCCATAAATGAGTTCCAGTACATTTTGCTTGAACTAAATTTTGTCGGTAATCTTGAGAAAAGAGTGTCAGAGGGATAGTGCAGTGAAGAGACAGGTGGATGCAGTGCTTGCTGAAGAAGAATAACTCTTTAAAGAGGACGGACAACTTTGGAGAACATTTCTTTTTTGATCTCCCAAgtaattaaagaaaaaagaagaagaattatACTTGATACTTTAGGggagagagggggggagggggcgaAGGGAATATTAGACTCCAATTTTTTGCTTGAATCCAGACCTCAaggtatcatttttatgcttataagaaATTTCACATCTAGAAAACTGAAACATGAGGATGAAATTATACGCCTCATATTAAACAGGTCAGAGAATCCAGAGCAATAATGCAATGGAATACCAAACACACTCCCGTATCAAGTGAAACCCTCAAAGTTCAGATGGGTAAAACTTCCAATATTTGCTGGAATCTGAAGCCCCGCTTTGTGATCCTTAATGGTCTTTAGCAAAAGGGAAATCTCAATCTCGACAATGAAGAAGTAGTGAAAACAACTAGTCTTTCACCAAAGAGATAGGGAAAATAGAAAAGGCATTGAATATCTGCAAATTAGGAACCAAAGAATTTACGACAAAACAAGTGAAGAAAAAGAAggggtttttttttttgcaattagAACAGATTTGTTGCTAAGCAGGGATCTATACCGACCATGGTATCGACGGGCCCAGCTGGGCGGCTCGTACTCCTCGAACGAGATGAAGCCGTCGTGATTCTTGTCATGGAGCTCCATGTCCCGCTGAGTCCGGTGCATCACTTCTTTCTCCACCTGCCTGAGATTCCACTCGGCCAGCTCATCGGAGCTAACAAAGCCGTCGGCGGGGGCAACGTCGATCTTGGGAAAGAGCTGCACGATGCGGTCGGAGACATTGAAGCGCTCCTCGTCGTTGATGTAGTCCTCAGCGTCCATGAAGTCCTCCCACTCGGGCTGGGCCTCCATGGCGGGGGCGTGACCCTGGGGGAGGAAGTGGGCCCGCTCCCACTCGCGATCCTCCCGGCGGCGCTCGATGTCGGCGATGACAGGGTCGAACGGAATGCCACGGCGGTCGCGGCCGGTCTGGTCGGAGAGGTCAGCGGCGGAACGGAGCTTTAGCCGGCGGTGGGGGCGGTTAGGTCGTTTCGGGGCGAAGGAGAGCAGTAGGAGTACGAAGAGCACCACGATCAAATAGATCAAGACGGGGGATCTCGCCATCGCCGGCCCACTGTCTCTTCCGCCTCACCCTTTCGCCTTCGACCTTTTTCTCTTTCGCTGAGTTGTTAGAAGACAAGTTTGTTCCGGAAGCAGATTGGAATCGCTCGCCCCACATGGAGACCATGTGACAGCTGCTAATGTAAACCGTGTCTGAACCACTCGACCCACGCAGTACTCGCCTTAGCATTGGTCCCTAGAGCGGGCCCAGGAGGGTACCACGATTGGTGCATCACACGGAGGAGACTTCTAATATGCTTAAAATTATAGAACGAATAAATTAATATACAAATTCCAAATAATATGGTTAAAATGACCATTAAAAGATCTCAATTCACTCACCGTTCCTTTTAGTTGGATCGCGCATCCGACGGTGCACAATCCCCATGCGCCATGATAATTACATGGATGGGTACTTCGCGACCAGTTTTACTACCCAGGCCGACGTGGCTTACACGCGGAGGCGGGGCCCTGGGGCAGGGTCGCTGCGTCCACCACAAACGTACCCGCCATCTGCAAGCCAACAAAGCACGCGACGGAGACGGGTCATCCTGCGAATCGGAGGGACCGGGAATCGCAACAGAGCACGCAGTCGTTCGCAGGCTCTGCAGGTCAACCCTCGCTGCTGGGTGAACGTGGCCCGATCGCCACGATGTCGACATTCCCATCGCACCCAGTGGGTATGCTCTGCTCTGAACCATGCTAAATTATGGGCGGTCGGCTTGGTTCGGTCCCTGCAGAGCCTCTGCCGTCTCCTCTCGGTCGTCCGCGTTCATGGTAGAGTACGGTACGGTCAACCCAGCTCCTCCGTTCTCCCTCTCCCCGATGACGACATGTTGTGGTGGTTCCTTCGTTCAGCTGCTTATAAAATTTGATTCCACCTCTCCCtcggagaaaagagagagagcatCGATAGAAGATCTCGAGTTCCAACTCACGGCCAACTATCGCGAAAGATCTTCCGATGTCTGTCGTTGAGGTATGTACTTGATGATGTCGTGTGCCGGAATCGAGCTATAGAAACCTTGTGGTCGAGCTGATTGGGTTTCTTATGCAGGCTTTTGATATTTTGGTCTGCCTCACTCGATTCCGTGAGCAGCTGAGCTATTTTTCGGGTAAAAATCGTTCATTTTTGCTCTTTGATTCGTATGTTTTGGATGTCGGGCGCTCAAGTCCTGGATTAATTTTGAAGTGAGGGTGTCGGAGTCGATGGCGGCGACGAGCTGCGCGGCCGTCGATGCGGCGGAGGAGTGCCGGGACGGCGAGGAGGCTTTGCGGCTTAAGGTTGCGGCCATCGCGGCGATCCTGGTAGCCGGAACCGTCGGCGTGGCCATCCCTCTCGTGGGGCGGAAGCAGCGGCTTCTGCGCACGGACGGGGGCCTGTTCGTCTGCGCCAAGGCGTTCGCCGCCGGTGTTATACTCGCAACGGGCTTCGTGCATATGTTGCACGGCGCAGAGTCGTCGCTCACGCACCCCTGCCTCCCGGACTCTCCCTGGCGGCGCTTCCCCTTCGCCGGCTTCGGAGCAATGC contains:
- the LOC135671278 gene encoding uncharacterized protein LOC135671278 → MARSPVLIYLIVVLFVLLLLSFAPKRPNRPHRRLKLRSAADLSDQTGRDRRGIPFDPVIADIERRREDREWERAHFLPQGHAPAMEAQPEWEDFMDAEDYINDEERFNVSDRIVQLFPKIDVAPADGFVSSDELAEWNLRQVEKEVMHRTQRDMELHDKNHDGFISFEEYEPPSWARRYHDDNATGDRVGWWKEEHFNASDMDGDGLLNLTEFNDFLHPADTNNPKLIHWLSKEEIRERDKDKDGKLNFQEYFNGLFDLIRKDDVYNFTHESDSSTDAPAKRLFSQLDHNNDGYLSEDELIPVIGDLHPSERYYAKQQADYVISEADTDKDRRLTLKEMIENPYVFYSAIFAEEDDYNYHDEFR